The Clostridioides difficile genome has a segment encoding these proteins:
- a CDS encoding phage tail protein → MADEQFYTILTNIGKAKIANAGMLGKSVILEKIQAGDGGGNYYNPTEEQTALKNKVWEGNINAFDNDENNPNWIIATACIPGSIGGFTVREMALIDNEGDMIAICKSPETYKPKVGNGAMKDLYLKFIIEVSNVEKVTLVVDPTAIFLTKKDEEKIKTSITNLDKKTAENNTATNKKIDDAKKDLGDKIGDITLLKTTDKNNTVGAINELATNLGNKTSLTTTKKDNIVNAINEVKASLDSIQITAERATIEDIDNLFTSSNVEGALKELADKQNELNTEVNGQRTKGITIANNLIDMI, encoded by the coding sequence GTGGCTGATGAACAATTTTACACAATACTAACAAACATAGGTAAAGCTAAGATTGCTAATGCAGGAATGTTAGGTAAGTCAGTGATTTTAGAGAAGATTCAAGCAGGAGATGGTGGAGGAAATTATTATAATCCAACAGAAGAGCAAACAGCATTAAAAAATAAAGTTTGGGAAGGTAATATAAATGCTTTTGATAATGATGAAAATAATCCTAACTGGATTATTGCAACAGCATGTATCCCTGGTTCGATAGGTGGATTCACAGTTAGAGAAATGGCTCTTATAGATAATGAAGGAGATATGATTGCAATTTGTAAAAGTCCTGAAACTTACAAACCAAAGGTTGGCAATGGAGCTATGAAAGACTTATACTTGAAATTTATCATAGAAGTATCTAATGTAGAGAAAGTGACATTAGTTGTTGACCCTACTGCAATATTTTTAACTAAAAAAGATGAAGAAAAAATAAAAACAAGTATAACTAATTTAGATAAAAAGACAGCTGAAAACAATACAGCAACAAATAAGAAAATAGATGATGCTAAAAAAGATTTAGGGGATAAAATAGGAGATATAACACTCCTTAAAACAACAGATAAAAATAATACAGTAGGAGCCATAAATGAGTTAGCAACTAACTTAGGTAATAAAACATCATTAACAACAACTAAAAAAGATAATATTGTAAATGCTATAAATGAGGTAAAAGCTAGTTTAGATAGTATTCAAATAACAGCAGAAAGAGCGACTATAGAGGATATAGATAATTTATTTACAAGTAGTAATGTAGAAGGAGCATTGAAAGAATTAGCAGATAAACAAAATGAATTAAACACAGAAGTAAATGGGCAGAGAACTAAAGGTATTACAATAGCAAATAATTTGATAGATATGATATAA